The bacterium genome window below encodes:
- a CDS encoding diacylglycerol kinase family lipid kinase: MQRHKIILNPKAHGGEAAGHAEQVKALFTAYGLNFELALTDHEGDGARLAKEAIERGFQIIVAAGGDGLAGEVAGALVGSQAVFGMIPLGSGDDFAKSLKIGRSIPQAVEAIRDRQTMMVDAGTVSSPLPGGQKLERYFFNCVGIGLDGEVIIEKLKIKGLRDLKLYLWATVKALLRYKGQKMSFDFGQGKVWHQTLVAEITNGKSVGGGYYLNPGAKVDDGLLDLCLIHKLTWLEFFNHVPKTFKGRHTEIRQVTMGKLTRVTVESETPMSAQVDGELWPYVNRFDISIVPRALQCIAGKDDAGERLKSFS; encoded by the coding sequence ATGCAAAGACACAAGATCATCCTGAATCCCAAGGCCCATGGCGGAGAGGCGGCCGGGCATGCCGAGCAGGTAAAGGCGCTATTCACGGCCTACGGGCTTAACTTTGAGCTGGCCTTGACCGACCACGAGGGCGACGGAGCCAGGCTGGCCAAGGAGGCCATTGAGCGCGGATTTCAGATCATCGTGGCCGCCGGCGGCGACGGGCTGGCCGGCGAAGTGGCCGGGGCTTTGGTGGGCAGCCAGGCGGTGTTCGGCATGATCCCGCTGGGCTCGGGAGACGACTTTGCCAAGTCGCTTAAGATCGGCCGTTCCATCCCCCAGGCGGTGGAGGCCATTCGCGACCGGCAGACCATGATGGTGGACGCCGGAACGGTCAGCTCGCCCCTGCCCGGAGGGCAGAAGCTGGAGCGGTACTTTTTCAACTGCGTGGGCATAGGCCTGGACGGCGAGGTGATAATAGAGAAGCTGAAGATCAAGGGCCTGCGGGACCTGAAGCTGTATCTTTGGGCCACCGTCAAGGCTCTGCTGCGCTACAAGGGCCAGAAGATGTCCTTTGACTTCGGGCAGGGCAAGGTCTGGCACCAGACGCTGGTGGCCGAGATCACCAACGGCAAGAGCGTGGGCGGCGGGTATTATCTGAACCCCGGGGCCAAAGTGGACGACGGCCTGCTGGACCTCTGCCTGATCCACAAGCTGACCTGGCTGGAATTCTTCAATCATGTCCCCAAGACCTTCAAGGGAAGGCATACCGAGATCCGCCAGGTGACCATGGGCAAGCTGACCAGGGTCACGGTGGAGTCGGAAACCCCCATGTCGGCCCAGGTGGACGGAGAGCTGTGGCCCTATGTCAACCGGTTCGATATCTCCATCGTCCCCAGGGCCCTGCAGTGCATAGCGGGCAAGGACGACGCAGGGGAGAGGCTGAAGAGTTTTTCATGA
- a CDS encoding RidA family protein, translating into MRQIIKTEKAPGAIGPYSQGVQYDNKLVFTSGQIPLDPKTGQLVEGDIKAQTKQVMENLKAVLEAGGSNLKKVIKCTVFMADMNDFAAMNEVYGEYFQQAPPARSAFQVTRLPKDAKIEIEAIAEI; encoded by the coding sequence AAAGCTCCGGGCGCCATCGGACCCTATTCCCAGGGCGTGCAGTACGACAACAAGCTGGTCTTCACCTCCGGGCAGATCCCGCTGGACCCCAAGACCGGCCAGCTGGTGGAAGGGGATATCAAGGCCCAGACCAAGCAGGTGATGGAGAACCTGAAGGCAGTGCTGGAAGCCGGCGGCTCCAATCTCAAGAAAGTCATCAAGTGCACGGTCTTTATGGCCGACATGAACGACTTTGCCGCCATGAACGAGGTCTACGGAGAGTACTTCCAGCAGGCGCCCCCGGCCCGCTCGGCCTTCCAGGTGACCCGTCTGCCCAAGGATGCGAAAATTGAGATCGAGGCTATCGCCGAAATTTAA